In Paenibacillus sp. J23TS9, a single genomic region encodes these proteins:
- a CDS encoding rhomboid family intramembrane serine protease yields MLFVRYENWKSYLRYYPITTILFVANIIMFLVLAFNGGASNNQTLVKFGALTNVDGYNEWWRYVSSMFLHGGFSHLLFNDFAILVFAPPLERLLGAWRYALLYLLSGVIGNILSVAHYNRIGETLITIGASGAIYGVYGAFLYIALLQRNWMDDSSRKTVYALLMFGIIFSLVSPGMNINWMAHLGGLVGGFFIYGLMARIVKKRVKRS; encoded by the coding sequence ATGTTATTTGTACGTTATGAAAACTGGAAAAGTTATTTAAGATATTATCCCATTACGACGATATTATTTGTGGCTAATATCATTATGTTTCTTGTCCTGGCTTTTAATGGGGGCGCCTCTAACAATCAAACGCTCGTCAAGTTCGGGGCTCTGACCAATGTTGATGGCTACAACGAGTGGTGGAGGTATGTATCATCCATGTTCCTGCATGGGGGCTTTTCGCATCTTTTGTTTAATGATTTTGCGATCCTTGTGTTTGCCCCACCCCTGGAGCGGCTTCTGGGAGCCTGGAGATATGCATTATTGTATCTGCTCAGCGGCGTAATTGGCAATATCCTGTCCGTGGCGCATTACAACCGGATTGGAGAGACGTTGATTACGATCGGAGCGTCAGGAGCAATCTACGGCGTCTACGGGGCGTTTCTGTATATTGCCTTGCTGCAGCGAAATTGGATGGATGATTCCTCGCGAAAAACGGTGTATGCCCTTCTGATGTTTGGTATTATCTTCTCTCTGGTATCACCGGGGATGAACATCAACTGGATGGCCCATCTGGGCGGACTCGTCGGTGGATTCTTTATTTATGGTTTAATGGCAAGAATTGTGAAGAAACGGGTTAAAAGGTCGTAA
- the tpx gene encoding thiol peroxidase, with amino-acid sequence MAQERTGVATFKGNPLTLVGPQLQAGDQAPDFTVSKNLVEQASLQDFAGKIKLISVVPSLDTGVCDAQTRRFNEEAGALGDDVIVLTISADLPFAQARWCGAAGVDRVVTLSDHKDMSFGQAYGVLIKEFRLDMRSIFVVDKNDKITYVEYLPEMTEHPDYEKAVTAVKELL; translated from the coding sequence ATGGCACAAGAACGTACAGGTGTTGCTACTTTTAAAGGCAATCCGCTTACCTTGGTGGGACCACAGCTTCAAGCAGGCGACCAGGCTCCGGATTTTACCGTCAGCAAAAACTTGGTTGAACAAGCATCTCTTCAGGATTTTGCAGGCAAAATCAAATTGATTAGCGTGGTTCCTTCCCTCGATACCGGCGTATGTGACGCACAGACACGCCGCTTTAACGAAGAAGCAGGAGCTCTGGGAGACGATGTCATCGTGTTGACCATCAGCGCCGATCTTCCGTTTGCGCAGGCACGCTGGTGCGGTGCAGCCGGTGTAGACCGCGTGGTCACTCTCTCCGATCACAAGGATATGTCCTTCGGACAGGCCTACGGAGTCCTGATCAAGGAATTCCGTCTGGACATGCGCTCCATTTTCGTTGTCGATAAAAACGACAAAATTACTTACGTGGAGTATCTGCCTGAAATGACAGAACATCCGGATTATGAAAAAGCGGTAACCGCTGTAAAGGAACTGCTCTAG
- a CDS encoding DUF1499 domain-containing protein, translating to MSLKRVLVGIVRSQEGTSDRAKDPKMKTRYYNLSKDKAWEEISSTLKKIPGYKVLHEVSSVGEITLEKRTSFGRTVDITVSVLSVGPVRSAVDMYSASRGSMGDLGANYRIIMNLFSALDKKLAKYKTNQ from the coding sequence TTGTCGTTAAAGAGAGTTCTAGTGGGGATCGTTCGTAGCCAGGAGGGTACAAGCGACCGGGCGAAAGATCCTAAGATGAAGACGCGCTATTACAATTTATCGAAAGACAAGGCATGGGAGGAAATATCCTCGACACTGAAGAAGATTCCCGGATATAAGGTGCTTCATGAGGTTTCTTCCGTCGGAGAGATTACGCTGGAGAAAAGAACGTCTTTCGGACGCACGGTAGATATCACGGTATCCGTGTTGTCGGTTGGTCCGGTACGCAGCGCAGTTGACATGTACTCGGCCTCCAGAGGCTCTATGGGTGATCTAGGTGCGAACTACCGCATTATAATGAATCTGTTTTCAGCACTCGACAAGAAATTGGCTAAATACAAAACGAACCAATAA
- a CDS encoding YesL family protein, translating into MEFKGAMGGIYRITEWITRFAYSNILWMLCSSPFFFFLVTKMLVTGANESLQMNWAMGIVAPFTLFPATAALFAVVRKWVMGDTDVKIFSLFFRSYKENYKQSMIGGVFYVLLLVIMLVDYTVYMTQFSNLQIIGIVMLILLIVLFISLFNFFSMIVHYHMGILQILKNAVLITIIRPLRVITTVLGSAVVLFVGSKYPALIFFFGGSLIAFWAFFNFYATFTKMQEQAERIKQKELEEQEAAALEGDSQDDPDDDSWNKEAVKKG; encoded by the coding sequence TTGGAATTTAAAGGTGCAATGGGCGGTATTTACAGAATTACAGAATGGATTACCCGCTTTGCTTACAGTAACATCCTCTGGATGTTATGTTCGTCCCCGTTTTTCTTTTTCCTGGTAACCAAAATGCTGGTAACCGGTGCAAATGAATCGCTTCAGATGAACTGGGCCATGGGTATCGTGGCACCGTTTACATTGTTCCCGGCTACGGCCGCACTTTTTGCGGTTGTACGCAAATGGGTGATGGGCGATACCGACGTGAAAATCTTCAGTTTGTTTTTCAGGTCCTATAAGGAAAATTACAAGCAAAGCATGATCGGCGGCGTATTCTACGTCCTTCTGCTGGTTATCATGCTGGTCGATTATACCGTTTATATGACGCAGTTCAGCAATCTGCAGATCATCGGTATTGTGATGTTGATTTTGCTGATTGTACTGTTCATATCATTATTTAATTTCTTTTCGATGATTGTGCATTATCATATGGGAATCCTGCAGATCCTGAAAAACGCGGTCCTGATCACAATTATACGGCCGCTGCGCGTCATTACGACGGTTCTCGGAAGTGCTGTCGTGCTGTTTGTAGGCTCCAAGTATCCGGCATTGATCTTCTTCTTTGGCGGTAGTTTGATCGCCTTCTGGGCGTTCTTCAACTTCTACGCAACGTTCACCAAGATGCAGGAGCAGGCCGAACGTATCAAGCAGAAGGAACTGGAGGAGCAGGAAGCGGCTGCGCTTGAAGGGGATTCGCAAGATGATCCGGATGATGATTCATGGAATAAGGAAGCGGTTAAAAAAGGCTAA
- a CDS encoding sporulation protein YjcZ: MSNVGGYGYGAGMGMWGSTGAILVLFILLVIITRAFIF, translated from the coding sequence ATGTCTAACGTTGGCGGATACGGTTATGGTGCTGGTATGGGTATGTGGGGTTCCACTGGAGCGATACTGGTATTGTTCATCTTGCTGGTCATCATCACCCGCGCATTCATTTTCTAA
- a CDS encoding DEAD/DEAH box helicase — protein MKNFAELGLEPKVLQAITELGFEEATPIQAQSIPIAMSGRDMIGQAQTGTGKTAAFGIPLINKISKDTDKIVALIMTPTRELAIQVAEEIGKLTRFKGIGSLPIYGGQDIGRQIRALKKKPQIIIGTPGRLLDHINRKTIRLDDVETVILDEADEMLDMGFMEDIQSILKLVPEERQTMLFSATMPPNIQRLAQQFLKNPEHVSVVPKQVSAPLIDQAYIEVPERQKFEALCRLIDMESPELAIVFGRTKRRVDELSEALQKRGYSADGLHGDLSQNQRDTVMRKFRDGSIDVLVATDVAARGLDVSGVTHVVNFDLPQDPESYVHRIGRTGRAGKEGTAWSFVTPREIDHLHLIERVTRHRITRKPLPTLAEAIEGKQRIIAERLMETIESGELNEYKGLAIQLLEQYDSVQLLSAAMKMLTGEKRDSEIQLTPEDPIRVKRRYNNGGKPDLRNGRKPSGNYGGFRGGNSSGGSGRGGYNRDRDNGGRGGYNRSTSGGRSESSSSSSSSSYGDRKPRTNSGEGRRPSKRDDSYNK, from the coding sequence TTGAAAAATTTCGCAGAATTAGGCCTTGAACCAAAGGTTCTCCAGGCCATCACAGAGCTTGGATTTGAGGAAGCAACACCGATCCAGGCGCAGTCGATTCCGATTGCCATGTCCGGACGCGATATGATCGGCCAGGCACAGACCGGTACAGGTAAGACTGCAGCTTTTGGTATCCCTTTGATCAACAAAATTTCCAAGGATACGGATAAAATTGTAGCGCTGATTATGACACCAACCCGTGAGCTTGCCATCCAGGTTGCAGAAGAGATCGGAAAGCTGACACGCTTCAAGGGTATTGGCTCGCTTCCAATCTACGGTGGTCAGGATATCGGCCGTCAAATTCGCGCTTTGAAGAAAAAGCCACAAATCATCATCGGTACACCGGGTCGTTTGCTTGACCATATTAACCGCAAAACCATTCGCCTTGACGACGTCGAAACAGTTATCTTGGACGAAGCTGATGAAATGCTGGACATGGGCTTTATGGAGGATATCCAATCCATCCTGAAGCTGGTTCCGGAAGAACGCCAAACGATGCTCTTCTCCGCAACAATGCCGCCAAACATTCAAAGACTGGCTCAGCAATTTTTGAAAAATCCAGAACATGTATCTGTTGTACCTAAACAGGTTAGCGCACCGCTAATTGACCAAGCATATATTGAAGTGCCTGAACGTCAAAAATTCGAAGCCCTTTGCCGTCTGATCGATATGGAATCTCCTGAGCTTGCGATCGTGTTCGGACGTACGAAGCGCCGTGTAGATGAGCTTTCCGAAGCCTTGCAAAAACGCGGATATTCCGCTGACGGCCTTCATGGTGACTTGTCTCAGAACCAGCGTGATACTGTAATGCGCAAATTCCGTGACGGAAGCATTGATGTCTTGGTAGCAACCGACGTGGCTGCACGTGGTCTCGACGTATCCGGCGTGACTCACGTTGTGAACTTTGACCTTCCACAGGATCCTGAGAGCTATGTTCACCGTATCGGCCGTACAGGCCGCGCGGGTAAAGAAGGTACTGCATGGTCCTTCGTAACGCCTCGTGAAATAGATCATTTGCACCTGATTGAACGTGTTACGCGTCACCGTATTACACGCAAACCGCTTCCTACACTGGCTGAGGCTATTGAAGGAAAACAACGGATTATTGCTGAACGTCTGATGGAGACGATTGAATCTGGCGAGCTTAACGAATATAAAGGCCTTGCAATCCAGCTTCTTGAACAATACGATTCCGTACAACTTCTTTCTGCTGCGATGAAAATGCTGACTGGCGAAAAACGCGATTCCGAGATCCAGCTGACTCCAGAGGATCCGATTCGTGTGAAACGTCGCTACAACAATGGCGGTAAACCTGATCTGCGCAACGGTCGCAAGCCTTCCGGCAACTACGGTGGATTCCGCGGCGGTAACAGCAGTGGTGGTAGCGGAAGAGGCGGATATAACCGTGACCGTGATAACGGTGGACGTGGCGGATACAACCGCAGCACCAGCGGCGGCCGCAGTGAATCTTCATCGTCGTCATCATCATCTTCTTACGGAGACCGCAAGCCCCGCACGAACAGCGGTGAAGGAAGACGTCCTTCCAAGCGTGATGATTCCTACAATAAATAA
- a CDS encoding YitT family protein, whose product MRLNNIWKYLVVILGAALIACGFNLFLVPHQLLSGGVSGLSMLVNYFTPVDLSILYFVFNVPILAAGWFMLGKRFIVLSILSVVATTWFIAIVPVNALASDSLLASVFGGVLVGVGAGISFRAGGSSGGFDIAGSIVTRYRDFPVGNVLVAMNGLVILAAGYMQNDWNLALASMVSIFVTGKVVDMIHVSHFKVTVYIITNETEAILAQLLERPRGVTKIKTEGAFSHEEKDMLMTVTTRYDLQELKRIIKQTDPKAFVNIVETVGVMGSFRRS is encoded by the coding sequence TTGCGGCTCAACAATATCTGGAAATATCTTGTAGTCATCCTAGGCGCCGCTTTAATCGCTTGCGGGTTCAATCTTTTTCTGGTTCCCCATCAGCTCCTCAGCGGCGGCGTATCCGGCCTGTCCATGCTAGTGAATTATTTTACACCCGTGGATCTCAGTATTCTGTACTTTGTGTTTAATGTACCTATACTGGCTGCGGGCTGGTTCATGCTGGGCAAACGTTTTATTGTGCTCAGCATTTTGTCGGTTGTGGCAACCACATGGTTTATCGCCATCGTTCCGGTAAATGCTCTGGCCTCGGATTCGCTATTGGCGTCCGTGTTTGGAGGTGTCCTGGTCGGTGTCGGAGCAGGCATTTCTTTCAGGGCAGGAGGATCATCAGGCGGTTTTGACATCGCTGGCTCCATCGTTACACGTTATCGTGATTTTCCTGTCGGCAACGTGCTTGTTGCAATGAACGGACTCGTCATCCTCGCAGCAGGCTATATGCAGAATGACTGGAATCTCGCCTTGGCCTCCATGGTATCGATTTTTGTGACGGGCAAAGTCGTCGACATGATTCATGTCAGCCATTTCAAGGTAACGGTATACATTATCACCAATGAAACTGAAGCAATTCTTGCCCAACTGCTCGAACGGCCCCGCGGCGTAACCAAAATCAAAACCGAAGGTGCATTCTCCCATGAGGAAAAAGATATGCTCATGACGGTGACCACCCGTTATGATCTTCAGGAGCTGAAACGGATCATCAAGCAGACGGACCCGAAGGCTTTCGTCAACATCGTCGAAACGGTCGGCGTAATGGGCTCCTTCCGCAGAAGCTGA
- a CDS encoding putative glycoside hydrolase, producing MNIIWALLMILGSSAAHHPQNDNHHVAKIIESSINSAIIASQQKDVAVSADNPPAKVDPQVTAPKVKGVYVTAYSAGGSRMTQLLDLLDNTDLNSMVIDIKDDAGYITYKTDNPDLIKKGNPQPFIHDINGLMDRLKKHNVYPIARVVVFKDTVLAKKRPDLSFVKSDGTVWKNGKGDSFVNPFSKEVWDYNIEIAKEAAKLGFKEIQFDYVRFPEGFEKRADSLKYIKNGKSRVDTVAEFVQYARKQLSPLGIRVSVDIFGYAASVPAAEGIGQDFNKISENVDVISPMVYPSHYTTGWFGAKDPDKEPYKTIKGSMTDTFKKLTPLADQKPIVRPWIQDFTASWLGSGHYVKYGKAEVEEQIRALKDMNIDEYLLWNATNRYSQGVNYK from the coding sequence ATGAATATCATCTGGGCTCTGCTGATGATTCTGGGCAGCAGTGCGGCTCATCATCCGCAGAACGACAATCATCATGTTGCAAAAATTATCGAGTCTTCCATTAATTCAGCCATCATCGCTTCTCAGCAAAAAGACGTGGCCGTGAGTGCGGATAATCCGCCCGCCAAAGTAGATCCCCAGGTGACCGCTCCCAAGGTAAAAGGTGTGTACGTGACTGCATACAGTGCCGGAGGCTCCCGGATGACCCAGCTTCTCGATTTGCTGGACAACACGGACCTGAACTCGATGGTTATCGATATTAAGGATGACGCCGGATACATAACTTATAAGACGGACAACCCCGACTTGATCAAAAAGGGTAATCCACAACCCTTCATCCATGACATTAACGGACTAATGGACCGTCTGAAAAAACATAATGTTTATCCGATTGCACGCGTCGTCGTATTTAAAGATACGGTTCTTGCCAAAAAACGTCCTGATCTTTCATTTGTTAAAAGCGATGGAACCGTATGGAAAAACGGCAAAGGCGATAGCTTTGTGAATCCGTTCAGTAAAGAAGTTTGGGATTACAACATTGAAATTGCCAAAGAAGCGGCCAAGCTTGGGTTTAAGGAAATCCAATTCGATTACGTTCGCTTTCCGGAAGGATTTGAGAAACGTGCCGATTCGCTGAAATACATCAAGAACGGCAAATCCCGTGTAGATACTGTTGCCGAATTCGTCCAATATGCCCGTAAACAGCTGTCACCACTCGGGATACGCGTATCGGTTGATATTTTCGGTTATGCGGCATCCGTACCGGCGGCTGAGGGAATTGGACAAGACTTTAATAAAATTTCTGAAAACGTGGATGTCATCAGCCCGATGGTTTATCCGAGCCACTACACCACAGGCTGGTTCGGAGCAAAGGATCCGGATAAAGAGCCTTATAAAACGATCAAAGGCTCGATGACCGATACTTTTAAGAAATTGACTCCGCTCGCGGATCAAAAACCGATTGTGCGTCCGTGGATTCAGGACTTTACCGCCAGTTGGCTTGGCAGCGGGCACTACGTCAAATACGGTAAGGCTGAAGTCGAAGAGCAGATCCGTGCATTAAAGGATATGAATATCGATGAATACCTGCTATGGAATGCAACCAATCGCTACTCCCAGGGTGTAAATTACAAATAA
- a CDS encoding MATE family efflux transporter, whose amino-acid sequence MKPTLTLQQKSKQFLVILLPILITQIALSAITFFDTNMSGKASSTDLAGVAIGSSLWIPLQTGLSGILMGMTPIVSHLMGGGQTKKVAYHVMQGLWLALLLAVAILALGSLLLPTILDSMNLEAGVRTIAFRFLSYLSIGIIPMFGYTVLRSYIDALGQTRISMLVTLISLPINIFLNYLLIFGNWGFPRLGGAGAGIASAITYWCVFMIAVVFVTRLKRFADFGLFRAFHGVSLKVWKDLLKIGVPIGFSIFFETAVFAAVTLLMSRFDTLTIAAHQAAMNFATTLYMIPLSISMALTILVGFEKGSGRLKDARQYSILGILSAVALSLVTAVVLLVAGKYVAGLYSDESSVITLTQHFLIYAIFFQISDAIATPVQGALRGYKDVNPAFIITFISYWVIGLPVGYLLATSTPLDAYGFWIGLITGLAVGATLLLGRLVKVQRKNQSVSDSAAIEC is encoded by the coding sequence ATGAAACCAACCTTAACGCTGCAACAGAAATCAAAACAGTTTCTGGTTATTCTACTGCCCATTCTGATTACCCAGATTGCCCTTTCTGCAATTACCTTTTTTGATACGAACATGTCGGGTAAAGCCAGCTCCACAGATCTGGCCGGCGTCGCCATAGGCTCCAGCCTGTGGATACCACTGCAAACTGGACTAAGTGGAATACTGATGGGCATGACCCCCATTGTTTCCCATCTAATGGGCGGTGGCCAGACGAAAAAAGTAGCTTACCATGTCATGCAGGGATTATGGCTTGCACTCCTGCTGGCCGTAGCTATTCTTGCGCTGGGAAGTCTACTTCTTCCAACAATTCTGGACAGCATGAATCTGGAAGCGGGTGTCCGTACCATTGCATTCCGCTTTCTGAGTTATCTGTCGATTGGCATTATTCCGATGTTCGGATATACGGTACTTCGAAGCTATATTGACGCTCTTGGTCAAACGAGGATTTCCATGTTGGTTACGCTGATATCGCTGCCGATCAATATCTTTTTGAACTACCTGCTCATCTTCGGCAACTGGGGATTTCCGCGTCTGGGCGGCGCCGGTGCAGGCATTGCTTCCGCCATCACCTATTGGTGCGTTTTTATGATTGCGGTCGTCTTCGTCACACGGCTCAAGCGCTTTGCAGACTTCGGTCTTTTCCGAGCTTTTCACGGTGTTTCCTTAAAGGTATGGAAGGATCTTCTGAAAATTGGAGTACCGATCGGCTTTTCCATTTTCTTTGAAACAGCCGTCTTTGCAGCCGTTACACTGCTGATGAGCCGCTTCGATACGCTCACCATCGCTGCGCATCAGGCAGCCATGAATTTCGCCACAACGCTGTACATGATTCCGCTTAGCATCAGCATGGCGTTGACCATACTCGTTGGCTTTGAAAAGGGCTCGGGCCGGCTGAAGGATGCGCGGCAGTACAGCATTCTTGGCATCCTGTCCGCAGTGGCTTTATCACTTGTGACGGCTGTCGTATTGCTCGTGGCGGGCAAATACGTGGCAGGTCTCTACTCAGACGAAAGCAGCGTCATCACACTGACACAGCATTTTCTGATCTATGCGATATTCTTCCAAATATCCGATGCCATTGCGACGCCCGTTCAAGGTGCCCTGCGTGGATACAAAGACGTAAATCCGGCCTTTATCATTACCTTTATTTCTTATTGGGTCATCGGCCTTCCTGTAGGATATCTGCTGGCCACCAGCACACCGCTTGATGCTTATGGATTCTGGATCGGGCTGATCACCGGACTTGCAGTCGGTGCGACACTTCTTCTCGGAAGACTGGTTAAAGTCCAGCGGAAGAATCAAAGTGTATCTGACTCAGCAGCTATAGAATGTTAA